The following coding sequences lie in one Onychomys torridus chromosome X, mOncTor1.1, whole genome shotgun sequence genomic window:
- the LOC118574738 gene encoding polycomb group RING finger protein 6-like yields MEGDLVVPEGSLDAVRVEGATALSPPVQASPAAIATVHSVARQGRSAQSKTRTQYRSGSRFRNLEWEGDNREERLIPLSELNPHISCSVCKGYLIDATTITECLHTFCKSCIIKHFEHSYRCPKCNIVVHEAKPHNHLSISLMLEFMGTNADTEHFKPLKIKFIRVLTNATTGHIEKFLKRKMGLAKAYRVDITCSGQLLKDFQTLQEVQCTVVGDAGMQDGLLILYYNIVLSPLQVTC; encoded by the exons ATGGAAGGTGACCTAGTGGTTCCAGAGGGCAGCCTGGATGCTGTCAGAGTGGAAGGAGCAACGGCCTTGTCACCGCCAGTTCAGGCCTCGCCTGCTGCCATTGCCACAGTGCATTCAGTTGCCAGGCAGGGCCGGTCTGCCCAGAGCAAGACAAGGACTCAATACCGTTCAGGATCCAGGTTTCGTAACCTGGAGTGGGAAGGGGACAATCGGGAGGAGCGTCTCATTCCTCTCTCGGAGCTGAATCCGCACATCTCCTGTTCTGTTTGCAAAGGTTATTTAATAGATGCAACAACCATTACAGAATGTCTTCATACCTTCTGTAAAAGCTGCATCATAAAACATTTTGAACATAGTTATAGGTGTCCAAAATGCAACATTGTAGTGCACGAGGCCAAACCTCATAATCACCTGAG TATTTCTTTAATGCTAGAGTTTATGGGCACTAATGCAGACACTGAGCATTTTAAACCactgaaaataaagtttattCGAGTCTTAACAAATGCCACCACTGGACATATAGaaaaatttctcaaaagaaaaatgggccttgctAAAGCTTATCGGGTAGATATCACTTGCAGTGGTCAGTTGCTGAAGGACTTTCAAACTCTACAAGAAGTCCAGTGTACAGTAGTAGGGGATGCTGGGATGCAGGATGGTTTGCTAATCCTTTATTACAATATTGTACTTTCTCCTCTGCAAGTGACTTGCTAG